The Hugenholtzia roseola DSM 9546 DNA segment GGTTGCCAAATTAGCCACACAACACTTCTTCGGCGGCGGACACCACAATGCAGCAGGAGGCAGGCTACAGGGCATGCCTTTGAAAACTGCCCTTGCGCGTTTCGAAAAACTTTTGGAAGAAAATAAAGAGGCGTTAAATGCCTATTAAATTCGCCAAAAAAACTGCGTTTTGTACAATTTTGAGCCAAGCGCAAAATTGAATCAAACACAAGATTCGTCAAACAAAATTCATCAGAATAGCACGCCAAAATATTGTACCGAAAGCATTGCACCAAACGCATTGTATAAAAAATAGGACACAAAAAAAACAAAAAAAACAAAAAACATCAAAATTAGAAAAATCAGAAAAAAAATTTTCTGTTTTATCAACCTCTTGTCATCACCGTTATTATGCCTATGAAATCACCTACTTTTTCCGTCCTCTTGGGTCTTTTTTGCGCCCTGCTGCATTTTGTACCCACCAGTCAAGCTCAACAGAATCCTTCCTTTCCTACAAAGGGAGAGCAAAATGACGTGCGCTACGAGATTTTCAAAAATCCTACTGCAAAAAACGAACAAGAAAGGCACTTTCCTACCGATAGCACTACCGTCAAGGTGCATCTCAAACTCTATACAGCACAGGATAGCCTGATTCGAAACAGCTACCAAGAGATGGGCGGACTGCCTATCTACCTGCCTATGGGTGCGGATTTGCCCTTTAAGTTTTTCTTGCGCCATGTAAACGCAGGCGATAGCGTTGTCTTTTTTATGCGTGCCGATTCGCTGCTCAAAGGCATGGCGATGCCGCCTTTTATAGAAAAAGGTAGCTTTTTGCGCAATGAAATGAAAGTTGTAGGCTTGCTCAATCCCTCTGAATTTCAAGCCGAAATGCAGGAGCGACAGATGGCAATGGTGCGCCAAAAACAGGCGGAAATGGCAACTTATAGTGCCGAACAAAGGCAAAAATTAGATGCCTTTTTAGAAGAAAAACAAATGGTAGTAGAAAAAAGTCCGACAGGCTTGCGATACAAAATAGAAAAACGCGGCTTAGAAATTCCTGCGGGCGATACCGTTGTGGTGCATTATCGCGGCAAACTCCTCGATGGCAGCGTCTTTGATGCCTCCTATGATAGAGGCGAACCCTTTACTTTTATTGTCGGAATTGGGCAGGTCATCTTGGGCTGGGACGAAGGAATCCGCACCTTAGGCGAGGGCGGCAAAGGTACGCTCTACATTCCTGCCGATATGGGCTATGGAAAACGAAGCATGGGTAGTATTCCTGCCGATTCGCCCCTTATTTTTGATGTCGAAATCTTAGAAGTCCGACACAGAAAAGCCTCACACGACCATCACGGACACGACCATCAGGGACACCAGCACGACTAAATTCTGCCCATAGTGCCGCCTTGTTTCTATGATTTTGTTCTGAAATTTTATAGCCTTTTATCTTCTTTCAATCATACCTTTCAATCCAAACCTTCAATCTCACCTAACCCTTTATTCACCCGTGAATCTTAAATCATTCTCTCTTTTGGGCTTTTTTGCCCTGCTTTCTCTGCCTTTCTTTACTGCTTGTGATAGTAAAAAAGAAGGCGAAATCAATGGCGTTAAATATATCGTGCATGTGTCTAATAAAGACGGCAAACAGGCTTCGCAAAACGAAATGGATAGTATGTTTGTCAAAGGGCATTTGAAGATGTATAACCACACCGACTCTTTGGTGCGTAATACTTACGAACAAGACCAACCCGTTTTTATTCCCGTCTTTGGCGACCTTTTCTTTAAAGATTTGCTTAAAATGTTGCACGTAGGCGATAGCGTTACTTTCTTCCTAAGTGCAGATAGCATCTTCAAAGGTGCGCAAATGCCGCCTATCTTCCAAGCAGGTACGATGGTGAGAAACGAACTCAAAGTTACGGACATCATCTCTATGGCTGACTACCAAAAAGAAATGCAGGCAGCCCAAGAAAAAGCCTTTAAAGAATATCAGGAAAAAATGATGGAAATGCAGCAAAAGCAAATCGCTTTGGAAACAGAAGCCCCTGCTGCCTTAGATAAGTGGATTGCTGAAAAAGGTATCAAAGCCACACGCACCGAATCGGGTATCCACTATGTTGTAGAGAAAAAAGGCGAAGGCACGCCTAAAACAGGTGAAATCTTAGTGGTGCATTACAAAGGCACTTTGCTCGACGGAACGGTATTCGACTCTTCTTACGACAGAGGACAGCCCTTCGAAACCGCTATCGGCGTAGGACAAGTCATCAAAGGTTGGGACGAAGGCATGCCTCTTTTGGGCGGCAAAGGCGGCAAAGGTACGCTTTATATCCCTGCCAACTTAGCTTATGGCGCACAAGACCGCGACCCTATTCCTGCGGGCTCGTCGCTTATCTTTGAAGTTGAAATTTTAGATGTCAAGCCTGCACAAGCAACGGAGGCAACACAAAAATAGTTTTCAAATGCACCTCGCTCTGTGTAGTGAGGTGCATTTTCAGGTTCTGACGTTGTGAAGAAGCCATTTTATCCTAAATTAAGTAAAAATGATATTAAAAGCAGAAAAAATAAAAAAACAGTACGGCAACTTAGCAGTCCTCAAAGGAATAGATTTGAGCATTGAAACTTCCGAAATTGTCGCCATTACAGGGGCTTCGGGTGCAGGAAAAAGCACCTTGCTTCATATTTTAGGCACTCTCGACCGACCAGATAGCGGTGCAGTATTCTTCAAAGAACAGCAAATTTCTCATTTGAGCGCAAGCAGCTTGGCGCAATTTCGCAACCAAAATATCGGCTTTGTCTTCCAATTTCACAACCTACTCCCCGAATTTTCCGCCATAGAAAATGTCTGCCTACCTGCCTTTATTGCAGGTTTGGGCAAAAAGGAGGCAGAAAAGAAGGCAGAAAAATGGTTAGAAAAGTTGGGCATGGCGGCACGTGCGCATCATAAGCCTTCCGAACTTTCAGGGGGCGAGCAGCAAAGAGTAGCAGTGGCACGCGCCCTTATCAATTCGCCCGCTATTATTTTTGCAGACGAACCCAGCGGCAATTTAGATGAAAAAAATGCCGACCAACTCCATCATCTCTTTTTCGAGTTGCGTGCCGAAATCGGACAAACCTTTGTGATTGTTACACACAATACCGAACTTGCAAATATGGCAGATAGGCGCATTGTGTTAGAAAAAGGCGAGGTCATGCGCATCAACTAACTCATTTTCAGCCCTTCTTTATTATTTTAGCTCCATTATTTTAGCTATCCTTTTCAAAATTCCAACACTTCTTCCACCTTTCCTGTGCGTAGCAGGCTACTTTTTTCTACCTGCCCATAGCGTAGGTGCGTGATATTTTTTTGGTCTGCAAAAAGGTCTAAAAGAATACGGTTTTCTATTTTTATCTGATTAAAACTTTTCACTGATTTGTACTCTGCATAGATATAAATTGCCTCAAAATCAAATTCATAACCTAAAAAATGTGCCTGCAAAAGGCTTTCTTTTTCATTTTTTTGCTTTGAGGAGGCTGGTAGCGAAAGTTTAAAATTTTGGCGCAAATAATCATAGATATACGAACTTTGTTCGGCTTTTCCTTCCAAAGTAAGGCGAAATTTTTTGCGAAATCTTTTTTCTAAAATGGCTTCTAAATCGTCTATAAAAATTTTATGCGATACTTCTATTGTTTTTTGGGCTGCCTGATATTCCATTTCGGTAACGCTGATATGAATGGGGTGTAAGACTGCCGCCCTTATCGGTTTGGTCTTTCTAATGTTAGTGAGAGAAGCCACTGCCCCTGTTTTTTGGGGAGAAAGTATCAAAAAAAAAGCAAAAATTAGACAAATATATTTCTTCATTTCAGATATAATAAGCGTGAATGGGGGCTATCATTTACTTTTGTAGGGACAAGGCACTGCCTTAGTAGCACGAAGCTCCAGCTTCGTTAGATGTCAGTTGTACGTGCGAAGTTGGAACTTCGCATTACTTTTGTAGGGACAAGGCACTGTCTTGTCGTTTGATTAAAACAAAAAGGCAAACCGAAGACAAAAATAGCAAAAAAGAGAGGTTTTTGGGGTATTTCTTCCCCTTCCAAATAAAAAACGAAAAAATGTGCCATAAAAATCGAAAACGAGTAGGGGCAGCAAGCCGAGTTTGCGTCATGGAGGAAAGCAAACGCAAAACTTCATTTGATTTCTTTTTCTAACTCTCACCTTAAAAATTTTCTGATTTTATGCAAACGAAAAACTCTTTTTTTCAACTACTATCTTTTTCACATCATTCATCTTTTATTTTTACAAAAAGCAAAATTTTATTTTCTTTGCTTTATCTTGTGCTTTCTTTGGTTGTCGCCCTTACTTTTTCTTCGTGTAGCGAGCCTTTCTGTGTGCGTGGCAAGGGCGAGGTCGTAACCGAAACGCGCGATTTGCCTGCCTTCGAGGAGGTGGTTTTGAAGGGTAGTTTTGATGTTGTATTAGAAGAAGGGCAGGAAAGTAAAATTATTATTTCGGCACAAGAAAATATTTTAAGCGAACTTAGCACACAGGTACGAAGCGACGGACGTTTGGTAGTAGATTACGACCGTTGTGTCAATCATACCAAAAAAGTAACGCTGCGCATTACTTCGCCAAGCTACAAAGGTATCGTTTTAGACGGGTCGGGCAAGGTAGAATCGGTAGGCACTTTGCAGGGGCAAAACCTAAATATTGCCCTTAATGGGTCGGGCGATTTTGACATAGACCTGCGCTTAGAAGGCGAACTCGATGCCAATATCAATGGCAGCGGCGATATGAATTTTTGC contains these protein-coding regions:
- a CDS encoding FKBP-type peptidyl-prolyl cis-trans isomerase, which gives rise to MKSPTFSVLLGLFCALLHFVPTSQAQQNPSFPTKGEQNDVRYEIFKNPTAKNEQERHFPTDSTTVKVHLKLYTAQDSLIRNSYQEMGGLPIYLPMGADLPFKFFLRHVNAGDSVVFFMRADSLLKGMAMPPFIEKGSFLRNEMKVVGLLNPSEFQAEMQERQMAMVRQKQAEMATYSAEQRQKLDAFLEEKQMVVEKSPTGLRYKIEKRGLEIPAGDTVVVHYRGKLLDGSVFDASYDRGEPFTFIVGIGQVILGWDEGIRTLGEGGKGTLYIPADMGYGKRSMGSIPADSPLIFDVEILEVRHRKASHDHHGHDHQGHQHD
- a CDS encoding FKBP-type peptidyl-prolyl cis-trans isomerase, translated to MNLKSFSLLGFFALLSLPFFTACDSKKEGEINGVKYIVHVSNKDGKQASQNEMDSMFVKGHLKMYNHTDSLVRNTYEQDQPVFIPVFGDLFFKDLLKMLHVGDSVTFFLSADSIFKGAQMPPIFQAGTMVRNELKVTDIISMADYQKEMQAAQEKAFKEYQEKMMEMQQKQIALETEAPAALDKWIAEKGIKATRTESGIHYVVEKKGEGTPKTGEILVVHYKGTLLDGTVFDSSYDRGQPFETAIGVGQVIKGWDEGMPLLGGKGGKGTLYIPANLAYGAQDRDPIPAGSSLIFEVEILDVKPAQATEATQK
- a CDS encoding ABC transporter ATP-binding protein, with product MLKAEKIKKQYGNLAVLKGIDLSIETSEIVAITGASGAGKSTLLHILGTLDRPDSGAVFFKEQQISHLSASSLAQFRNQNIGFVFQFHNLLPEFSAIENVCLPAFIAGLGKKEAEKKAEKWLEKLGMAARAHHKPSELSGGEQQRVAVARALINSPAIIFADEPSGNLDEKNADQLHHLFFELRAEIGQTFVIVTHNTELANMADRRIVLEKGEVMRIN
- a CDS encoding head GIN domain-containing protein, translating into MLYLVLSLVVALTFSSCSEPFCVRGKGEVVTETRDLPAFEEVVLKGSFDVVLEEGQESKIIISAQENILSELSTQVRSDGRLVVDYDRCVNHTKKVTLRITSPSYKGIVLDGSGKVESVGTLQGQNLNIALNGSGDFDIDLRLEGELDANINGSGDMNFCGNTNTARYFINGSGNIKAFCLEAQEVRATISGSGNIEVWATEALSANITGSGDIYYKGNPATFSSNVSGSGKVHKVE
- a CDS encoding DUF6702 family protein, which gives rise to MILSPQKTGAVASLTNIRKTKPIRAAVLHPIHISVTEMEYQAAQKTIEVSHKIFIDDLEAILEKRFRKKFRLTLEGKAEQSSYIYDYLRQNFKLSLPASSKQKNEKESLLQAHFLGYEFDFEAIYIYAEYKSVKSFNQIKIENRILLDLFADQKNITHLRYGQVEKSSLLRTGKVEEVLEF